The following coding sequences lie in one Streptococcus suis genomic window:
- a CDS encoding colicin lysis protein, translated as MKKFISRIMLVSTVVLLAACQSIQTKEDETSNTSSSSQVTTSSDQQSTSESSSETTSSSDSQTEASSTNTQAIPTVYQSVIDRYQANLGQVSEAINQDEVSSYLSLLTSQGQEYSGAFYSLYDIDQNGTEELLIALNKSGDYILIDLYTQLSGENFRLVDNFRNIGFEIGPDAILRPLQDGTYLFEGGGVYRIYQYNAMIPGLKRISESDTNPETSPLLELKSLHWVKL; from the coding sequence ATGAAAAAGTTTATTAGTCGTATAATGTTGGTATCCACGGTTGTGTTATTAGCAGCATGTCAATCCATTCAGACCAAGGAGGATGAAACTTCCAATACTAGTTCATCGAGCCAAGTTACAACTAGTTCGGACCAACAATCTACCTCAGAGTCTTCCTCAGAGACTACATCTAGTTCAGACTCACAAACCGAAGCATCTTCTACAAATACTCAGGCGATACCGACTGTGTACCAGTCCGTTATCGATCGTTACCAAGCCAATTTAGGTCAGGTTTCTGAAGCGATTAATCAGGACGAGGTTAGTAGTTATCTAAGTTTACTGACGAGTCAAGGCCAAGAATACAGCGGAGCATTTTATAGCCTATACGATATTGATCAAAATGGGACAGAGGAATTGCTCATAGCCTTGAATAAATCTGGTGACTATATCCTCATTGATCTTTACACGCAGCTATCTGGGGAGAATTTTCGTTTAGTAGATAATTTCCGAAATATTGGTTTTGAAATTGGCCCGGATGCCATTCTTCGTCCCTTACAGGATGGAACCTATTTATTTGAAGGGGGTGGAGTATACCGGATTTATCAGTACAATGCAATGATTCCAGGATTGAAACGGATTTCTGAATCGGATACTAATCCTGAAACATCCCCCTTGCTTGAGTTGAAAAGCTT
- a CDS encoding 30S ribosome-binding factor RbfA has translation MANHFRTDRVGMEIKREVNEILQKKVRDPRVQGVTITDVQMVGDLSMAKVYYTIMSNLASDNQKVQTGLEKATGTIKRELGRKLTLYKIPDLVFEKDQSIEYGNKIDQMLRALDQKD, from the coding sequence ATGGCGAATCATTTTCGTACAGACCGTGTCGGGATGGAAATCAAGCGCGAAGTCAATGAGATTTTGCAAAAGAAAGTTCGTGATCCACGTGTGCAGGGAGTGACCATTACAGATGTTCAGATGGTCGGCGATTTGTCAATGGCCAAGGTTTACTACACAATCATGAGTAATTTGGCATCCGATAATCAAAAAGTACAAACGGGTCTTGAAAAAGCGACGGGAACCATTAAGAGAGAACTTGGTCGTAAGTTAACCCTTTATAAAATTCCGGATTTAGTCTTTGAAAAAGACCAATCAATTGAGTACGGCAATAAAATTGACCAAATGTTGCGTGCTCTTGATCAGAAAGATTAA
- a CDS encoding translation initiation factor IF-2 gives MSKKRLNEIARELGVSSKEVVAKAQELGFEVKSHASSVDEASAKRLAESFGGQKSEATKVAAKVSKPEKVDETPKVETAKVEKAKETQPVVKEEVAASAVQSVPHRPQSRNFKAEREARAKEQAAKRAQGQGKGGQAKSGQDRRDNRQQGQGRSNNERNDRRDNRRDQRSEERKDNRFGDRRDNRDNRRQDNRSGQSARFEQRAVAKPAGPKIDFKARAAALKAEQNAEYARTSEERFRQAQEAKKQPKKPKEIKFEEPVVESKPFVKPAPVASVPEQVAETTVDTRRKKQARPDKKRDFNSDEEDGPRKQQRNRNSQNQVRNQRTSNWNNNKKNKKGKANQPAKPVTERKFHELPTEFEYTAGMTVAEIAKRIKREPAEIVKKLFLMGVMATQNQSLDGDTIELLMVDYGIEAKEKVEVDNADIERFFVEEGYLNEEEMTERPPVVTIMGHVDHGKTTLLDTLRNSRVATGEAGGITQHIGAYQIEEAGKKITFLDTPGHAAFTSMRARGASVTDLTILVVAADDGVMPQTIEAINHSKAANVPIIVAINKIDKPGANPERVIGELAEHGVISTAWGGESEFVEISAKFNQNIDELLETVLLVAEIQELKADPTVRAIGTVIEAHLDKGKGAVATLLVQQGTLNVQDPIVVGNTFGRVRAMTNDLGRRVKVAGPSTPVSITGLNETPMAGDHFAVYEDEKSARAAGEERAKRALLKQRQATQRVSLENLFDTLKAGEVKSVNVIIKADVQGSVEALASSLQKIEVEGVRVNIVHSAVGAINESDITLAEASNALVIGFNVRPTAEARSQAEADDVEVRLHSIIYKVIEEMEDAMKGMLDPEYEEKIIGEAIIRETFKVSKVGTIGGFMVVRGKVTRDSSVRVIRDGVVVFDGKLASLKRYKDDVKEVGNAQEGGLMIENYNDLKVDDTIEAYIMEEIKK, from the coding sequence TTGTCTAAGAAGAGATTGAATGAAATAGCCCGTGAATTAGGCGTAAGCAGTAAGGAAGTTGTTGCTAAAGCTCAAGAATTGGGTTTTGAAGTCAAAAGTCATGCTTCAAGCGTAGATGAAGCAAGTGCTAAACGCCTTGCAGAAAGCTTTGGGGGACAAAAATCAGAGGCAACTAAAGTTGCGGCAAAAGTTAGCAAGCCTGAGAAGGTTGATGAAACTCCAAAAGTGGAAACAGCTAAGGTAGAAAAAGCTAAGGAAACACAGCCAGTAGTAAAAGAAGAAGTTGCGGCAAGCGCAGTACAATCAGTTCCACATCGTCCACAGAGTCGAAACTTTAAGGCAGAGCGTGAAGCACGGGCCAAAGAGCAGGCTGCTAAGCGAGCTCAGGGTCAAGGAAAAGGTGGTCAAGCTAAATCTGGTCAGGACCGTCGTGACAACCGTCAACAAGGTCAGGGACGTTCAAACAATGAGCGAAATGATCGACGCGACAATCGTCGTGACCAGCGTTCAGAAGAGCGGAAAGACAACCGATTTGGTGATCGTCGCGATAATCGTGACAACCGTCGTCAGGACAACCGTTCAGGTCAGTCAGCTCGCTTTGAACAAAGAGCGGTTGCAAAACCAGCAGGACCTAAAATTGACTTCAAAGCGCGTGCTGCTGCTTTGAAAGCAGAACAAAATGCGGAGTATGCTCGTACCAGTGAAGAACGTTTTCGTCAGGCTCAGGAAGCTAAAAAGCAACCTAAGAAGCCAAAAGAAATTAAGTTTGAAGAACCGGTTGTGGAAAGCAAACCATTTGTGAAGCCTGCACCTGTTGCATCGGTACCAGAGCAAGTTGCAGAAACTACTGTAGATACCCGTCGTAAGAAACAAGCTCGACCAGATAAAAAACGTGACTTTAATAGTGACGAAGAAGATGGTCCACGGAAACAACAAAGAAATCGAAATAGTCAAAATCAAGTGAGAAATCAAAGAACAAGTAACTGGAATAACAACAAGAAAAATAAAAAAGGCAAGGCTAACCAACCTGCCAAACCTGTCACAGAACGCAAGTTCCACGAATTGCCAACTGAATTTGAATACACTGCTGGCATGACCGTCGCAGAAATTGCAAAACGGATCAAACGTGAACCTGCTGAAATTGTGAAAAAACTCTTCCTTATGGGAGTTATGGCGACTCAAAACCAATCTTTGGATGGAGATACTATCGAACTCCTCATGGTTGATTATGGTATTGAAGCGAAAGAAAAGGTAGAGGTCGATAACGCAGATATTGAGCGTTTCTTCGTAGAAGAGGGCTACCTCAATGAAGAAGAGATGACAGAACGCCCACCTGTTGTGACTATCATGGGACACGTTGACCATGGTAAAACAACCTTGTTGGATACCCTACGTAATTCTCGTGTTGCTACTGGGGAAGCTGGTGGTATCACACAGCATATCGGTGCCTACCAAATTGAGGAAGCTGGTAAGAAAATTACCTTCTTGGATACTCCAGGACACGCGGCCTTTACTTCTATGCGTGCACGTGGTGCATCTGTTACCGACTTGACCATCCTAGTCGTTGCAGCAGATGATGGTGTCATGCCACAAACGATTGAGGCTATCAACCACTCAAAAGCAGCTAATGTGCCAATCATTGTAGCTATCAACAAGATTGACAAGCCAGGTGCAAACCCAGAGCGTGTCATCGGTGAATTGGCTGAGCACGGTGTTATCTCAACCGCTTGGGGTGGAGAATCTGAATTTGTAGAAATCTCAGCTAAGTTTAACCAAAACATTGATGAATTGTTGGAAACTGTTCTTTTGGTCGCTGAAATCCAAGAACTGAAGGCAGACCCAACTGTTCGTGCGATTGGTACAGTTATCGAAGCGCATTTGGACAAAGGTAAAGGCGCTGTCGCAACCCTCCTCGTTCAACAAGGGACACTTAATGTTCAAGACCCAATCGTTGTCGGTAATACCTTCGGACGTGTTCGGGCTATGACCAATGACTTAGGTCGTCGTGTCAAGGTGGCTGGACCATCTACACCGGTTTCGATTACTGGTTTGAACGAAACACCAATGGCTGGCGACCATTTCGCGGTTTATGAAGATGAAAAATCTGCGCGTGCAGCAGGTGAAGAACGTGCTAAACGTGCTCTTCTTAAACAGCGTCAAGCAACGCAACGAGTTAGTCTTGAAAACCTCTTTGATACCCTTAAAGCAGGTGAGGTTAAGTCAGTTAATGTAATTATCAAGGCCGACGTACAAGGTTCAGTTGAAGCTCTTGCATCATCGCTTCAAAAGATTGAAGTCGAGGGAGTACGTGTCAATATCGTCCACTCTGCAGTTGGTGCTATCAATGAATCAGATATTACTCTTGCGGAAGCTTCAAATGCTCTTGTGATTGGTTTCAACGTTCGTCCAACAGCTGAAGCGCGTAGCCAAGCTGAAGCAGATGATGTTGAAGTACGTCTTCACAGCATCATTTACAAGGTTATCGAAGAGATGGAAGATGCCATGAAAGGTATGCTTGATCCAGAATATGAAGAAAAAATCATTGGTGAGGCAATCATTCGTGAAACCTTCAAGGTATCCAAAGTTGGAACGATCGGTGGATTTATGGTCGTACGTGGTAAGGTTACCCGTGATTCAAGTGTTCGAGTTATCCGTGATGGTGTTGTAGTATTTGATGGTAAACTAGCTAGTTTGAAACGCTATAAAGATGACGTGAAAGAAGTTGGTAATGCCCAAGAGGGTGGTTTGATGATTGAGAACTACAACGACTTGAAAGTTGATGATACCATTGAAGCTTACATCATGGAAGAAATCAAAAAATAA
- a CDS encoding DUF448 domain-containing protein, with product MAKARKIPLRKSVVSGEIIDKRDLLRIVKNKEGQVFIDPTGKANGRGAYIKLDNDEASQAKKRRVFDRSFSMEVAEEFYDELIAYVDHKIKRRELGLE from the coding sequence ATGGCAAAAGCTAGAAAAATACCCTTGCGCAAGTCTGTGGTGTCCGGTGAAATCATCGACAAACGGGATTTGCTCCGTATTGTAAAAAATAAAGAAGGTCAAGTATTTATCGATCCAACAGGCAAGGCAAATGGTCGTGGAGCTTACATCAAGCTTGACAATGATGAGGCAAGCCAAGCTAAGAAACGTCGTGTCTTCGATCGTTCCTTTAGTATGGAAGTGGCCGAAGAATTTTACGATGAATTAATTGCCTATGTTGATCATAAGATCAAGAGGAGAGAACTTGGACTCGAATAA
- a CDS encoding transcription termination/antitermination protein NusA, with protein MSKEMLEAFRILEEDMGINKADIIDAVTESLRSAYKRRYGQSESAVIEFDEKKGDFHVFTVREVVDEVFDSRLEISLKDALAISSAYEMGDKIKFQEDPAEFGRVAAQSAKQTIMEKMRKQKRAITFNTYKQHENEIMSGTVERFDNRFIYVNLGTIEAQLSKQDQIPGEVFQSHDRIEVYVYKVEDNGRGVNVFVSRSHPEMIKRLMEQEIPEVYDGTVEIMSVAREAGDRTKVAVRSHNPNVDAIGTIVGRGGSNIKKITSKFHPARYDAKNDRMIPTEENIDVIEWVADEAEFIYNALAPAEVDQVLFDTEDGKHATVVVPDDKLSLAIGRRGQNVRLAAHLTGFRIDIKSASEYEAIEAAQYAAEELVEEVAEEFTEKQE; from the coding sequence ATGAGTAAAGAAATGCTAGAAGCCTTCCGTATTTTAGAGGAAGACATGGGTATTAACAAAGCGGATATCATTGATGCAGTTACAGAGTCGCTTCGTTCAGCTTATAAACGCCGTTATGGTCAATCAGAATCAGCAGTGATCGAATTTGACGAGAAAAAAGGCGATTTCCATGTATTTACTGTTCGTGAAGTAGTAGATGAAGTATTTGATAGCCGACTAGAAATTAGTCTAAAAGATGCCTTGGCTATTTCATCAGCTTATGAAATGGGTGACAAAATTAAATTCCAAGAAGACCCAGCGGAATTTGGACGTGTAGCAGCCCAATCAGCTAAGCAGACCATCATGGAAAAAATGCGCAAACAAAAGCGTGCCATTACCTTCAATACCTACAAGCAACATGAAAATGAGATTATGTCAGGTACGGTAGAGCGTTTTGATAATCGCTTTATCTATGTCAACCTTGGTACGATTGAAGCACAATTGTCAAAACAAGACCAAATTCCTGGTGAGGTTTTCCAATCTCATGATCGTATTGAAGTCTATGTCTACAAGGTAGAAGACAATGGTCGTGGTGTTAACGTATTTGTCAGCCGTAGCCATCCAGAAATGATCAAACGTCTCATGGAACAGGAAATTCCAGAAGTATACGATGGAACAGTTGAAATCATGAGTGTTGCCCGTGAAGCTGGAGATCGTACGAAAGTGGCTGTTCGTAGCCATAATCCAAACGTAGATGCTATTGGTACTATCGTTGGTCGTGGTGGTTCAAATATTAAGAAAATCACTAGTAAGTTCCACCCAGCTCGTTATGATGCTAAGAATGACCGTATGATTCCTACTGAGGAAAATATTGATGTCATCGAGTGGGTCGCAGATGAAGCGGAATTTATCTACAATGCCCTTGCACCTGCTGAAGTTGACCAAGTATTGTTTGACACGGAAGATGGGAAACATGCTACAGTCGTTGTACCAGATGATAAGTTGTCATTGGCAATTGGTCGTCGTGGTCAAAACGTTCGTTTGGCAGCGCATTTGACAGGATTCCGTATCGACATCAAGTCAGCATCGGAGTATGAAGCAATTGAGGCTGCTCAATATGCGGCAGAAGAGCTTGTAGAAGAAGTCGCGGAAGAATTTACAGAAAAACAAGAATAG
- a CDS encoding ribosome maturation factor RimP — protein MSSIIELVTAAITPAIQTPYELVDVEYGKMGGDYVLSIFVDKEGGISLQDTADLSEKISPILDTIKPDPFPDQYMLEVTSPGLERPLKTADAVEKAVGKYIHVKLYQAIDKIKVFEGTLLSFDGTDLIMEYMDKTRKKEVTIPYQTVAKARLAVKL, from the coding sequence ATGTCATCAATTATTGAATTGGTCACAGCAGCAATTACCCCCGCTATTCAAACTCCTTACGAGTTGGTAGATGTGGAATATGGTAAAATGGGCGGTGACTATGTCCTATCGATTTTTGTCGATAAGGAGGGTGGAATTTCCCTTCAAGATACGGCAGATTTATCCGAAAAGATCAGTCCGATTTTGGACACTATCAAGCCAGACCCATTTCCAGACCAATACATGCTGGAGGTAACAAGTCCAGGTTTGGAACGTCCTTTAAAAACGGCAGATGCTGTTGAGAAGGCAGTCGGAAAGTACATCCATGTCAAACTCTATCAGGCAATTGATAAAATCAAGGTTTTTGAAGGAACGTTGCTCTCCTTTGATGGAACAGACCTGATTATGGAGTATATGGATAAAACTCGTAAGAAGGAAGTGACTATTCCTTACCAGACGGTGGCTAAGGCCCGTTTGGCTGTTAAGTTATAA
- a CDS encoding tRNA (guanosine(46)-N7)-methyltransferase TrmB produces the protein MRVRNRKGASELLANNPQYVISNPEECKGKWAEIFGNNNPIHIEVGSGKGRFVTGMAAQNPDINYIGIDIQMTVLSYALDRVLEAGLPNIKLLQVDGSSLTNYFAPAEIDQLYLNFSDPWPKKRHEKRRLTYKSFLDTYKEILPEKGEIHFKTDNRGLFEYSLASFSQYGMVLKQVWLDLHADGLEGNVMTEYEEKFSNKGQVIYRVEARF, from the coding sequence ATGAGAGTTAGAAATCGTAAGGGAGCGAGTGAGCTTCTAGCAAACAATCCCCAGTATGTTATCTCCAATCCAGAGGAGTGTAAGGGGAAATGGGCAGAGATTTTTGGAAACAATAATCCTATCCACATAGAAGTTGGTTCTGGTAAAGGTCGTTTTGTCACAGGTATGGCTGCGCAAAATCCAGATATTAACTATATTGGTATTGATATTCAAATGACCGTGTTAAGCTATGCCTTGGACCGTGTGCTTGAAGCTGGCTTACCAAATATAAAATTATTGCAGGTGGATGGCTCGAGTTTGACCAACTATTTTGCACCGGCAGAAATAGATCAGCTTTATCTGAATTTTTCAGATCCATGGCCTAAGAAACGTCATGAGAAACGCCGTTTGACCTACAAGTCATTCTTGGATACCTACAAGGAAATCCTACCTGAGAAGGGAGAAATCCACTTCAAAACAGATAATCGTGGTCTGTTTGAGTATAGCCTGGCTAGTTTTTCTCAATATGGCATGGTCTTGAAGCAAGTTTGGCTAGATTTGCATGCGGATGGTTTGGAAGGTAACGTTATGACAGAGTATGAGGAGAAATTCTCAAACAAGGGTCAAGTCATCTATCGTGTGGAAGCAAGATTTTAA
- a CDS encoding phosphotransferase yields MQFDTSGLQLQSIAGNSGKAFKGLRSDGTPVFVKYEMPPIVSALAREQITPPVLSANREVGMGHRVEQEWLNGRTLERQDMTSKQIRQILVRMHYSRILLNQALQMNYTYMEPQDLVYRWQKEAPTRLGQNSYLQSICQDLLNNLPRFRQEVATFVHGDLHHSNWVETTSGLVYLTDWETACVTDRMLDVAYILTHYIPRQSWEEWLRAYGYKYNSTVLNKVYWYGQLGYLNQIAKHVESYNVLAANKEIYALRQFRQSFYKEV; encoded by the coding sequence ATGCAGTTTGATACCAGTGGGCTACAATTACAGTCTATTGCAGGAAATAGTGGCAAAGCGTTTAAAGGCCTACGGTCAGACGGAACGCCAGTCTTTGTGAAGTATGAGATGCCTCCGATAGTGTCTGCTCTTGCGCGTGAGCAAATTACACCACCCGTTTTGTCAGCAAATCGTGAAGTAGGAATGGGGCATCGTGTAGAGCAGGAATGGTTGAATGGTCGTACCTTGGAGCGTCAAGATATGACTAGTAAACAGATTCGTCAAATACTGGTGAGAATGCACTATTCTCGCATTTTGCTCAATCAGGCTTTGCAGATGAATTATACCTATATGGAACCTCAGGATTTGGTTTATCGTTGGCAAAAAGAGGCGCCAACTAGATTGGGACAGAATTCTTATCTGCAATCTATCTGTCAAGATTTATTGAATAATCTACCAAGATTCCGTCAAGAGGTGGCAACATTTGTTCACGGAGATTTGCATCATAGTAACTGGGTAGAAACGACGTCTGGTTTGGTGTATTTGACAGATTGGGAGACCGCTTGTGTAACGGATCGGATGTTGGATGTTGCCTATATTTTGACGCATTATATTCCTCGTCAGTCCTGGGAAGAGTGGCTTCGGGCTTATGGCTACAAATATAACAGCACAGTATTAAATAAGGTTTATTGGTATGGCCAGCTTGGCTATCTAAACCAAATAGCTAAGCATGTAGAAAGCTACAATGTTTTGGCTGCAAATAAAGAAATTTATGCTCTACGGCAATTCCGTCAGAGTTTCTATAAGGAAGTATGA
- a CDS encoding multidrug ABC transporter permease produces the protein MKELFQQRRLDFLNRCSKYLRYVLNDHFVLVLMVLLGFLSLQYRQLLLSFPENPLPIIFVVIAISLLVLVSGRIATYLEEADQIFLLTKEKDILQGLEGAARRTVLFWSSIQVVVQLVLLPIYLKLGLPVWMIVAGLLTLLVLKCLFVKRQLVAYQSQGVLDWSKAVQDEQKRKQSILRFFALFTTVKGISTTVKPRSYLNGILRLVKSRQTWFYLYLRAFLRSGDYLGLTIRLLLLAILSLFAIEESWLSIGLVLVFHYLLVFQLLGLYKHYDYQYVTQLYPLEKDSKKIGLQNLLRVILYSLLLVELGFALLFSKENAMVVVLLLVGIFLHEIYLPLKLKKLID, from the coding sequence ATGAAAGAATTGTTTCAACAACGCCGACTAGATTTTTTAAATCGTTGTTCCAAGTATCTGCGCTATGTTCTGAATGACCATTTTGTTTTGGTTCTCATGGTTTTACTAGGCTTTTTGAGTTTGCAATACCGTCAATTATTGTTGTCATTCCCTGAGAATCCGTTGCCGATTATTTTTGTGGTTATTGCAATCAGTCTACTGGTACTAGTGTCCGGAAGAATTGCGACTTATCTAGAAGAAGCTGATCAAATCTTCCTATTGACTAAGGAAAAAGATATTCTGCAAGGACTCGAGGGTGCAGCCAGACGCACGGTCTTGTTTTGGTCCTCTATACAGGTGGTGGTTCAGCTTGTTTTGTTACCAATCTATTTGAAACTGGGTTTACCGGTGTGGATGATTGTAGCTGGTCTTCTTACTTTGTTGGTTTTAAAATGTCTTTTTGTCAAGCGCCAATTAGTGGCTTATCAGTCACAGGGAGTATTGGACTGGTCTAAGGCTGTTCAAGATGAACAAAAAAGGAAACAGTCTATTTTACGTTTCTTTGCCTTATTTACGACGGTTAAAGGAATCAGTACGACTGTTAAACCGAGAAGCTATCTCAATGGAATCTTGCGTCTCGTCAAGTCGAGACAGACTTGGTTTTATCTCTACTTACGGGCTTTCTTGCGTTCAGGAGACTACTTGGGCTTGACGATACGTCTACTGTTGTTGGCGATTTTGTCCCTATTTGCCATTGAAGAATCGTGGTTATCCATCGGCCTAGTTCTAGTCTTTCATTATTTGCTTGTCTTCCAGTTGTTGGGGCTTTACAAGCATTATGATTATCAATATGTAACACAACTGTATCCTCTGGAGAAAGATTCCAAGAAAATCGGTCTTCAGAATTTGCTTAGAGTGATTTTATATAGTCTATTACTGGTGGAATTGGGCTTTGCTCTGCTATTTTCTAAAGAGAATGCGATGGTAGTCGTCTTACTTCTCGTGGGGATTTTCTTGCATGAAATATATTTGCCTCTAAAATTAAAAAAATTGATTGACTAA
- a CDS encoding ABC transporter ATP-binding protein, producing the protein MLEVKNVTGGYVNIPVLKDVSFTVEDGQLVGLIGLNGAGKSTTIKEIIGLLTPYQGQIAIDGLTLLQGAENYRKKIGFIPETPSLYEELTLKEHLEVVAMAYDLSWEQAWGRVEHLLKLFRLDEKLDWFPVNFSKGMKQKVMIICAFMVEPSLLIVDEPFLGLDPVAISDLIALLEEEKSKGTSILMSTHVLDSAEKMCDSFVILHQGQVRATGNLEELQSAFGMDGASLNEIYLALTQEGVAG; encoded by the coding sequence ATGTTAGAAGTAAAAAATGTAACTGGAGGATATGTCAATATCCCAGTTTTGAAAGATGTATCTTTTACCGTTGAGGATGGTCAATTAGTTGGTCTAATTGGTTTAAATGGTGCAGGGAAATCAACGACTATTAAGGAAATTATCGGTCTTTTGACCCCCTATCAGGGACAGATTGCAATTGACGGCCTAACTTTGCTACAAGGGGCTGAAAATTATCGGAAGAAGATTGGGTTTATCCCTGAAACACCAAGTTTGTATGAAGAACTAACCCTCAAAGAGCACTTGGAAGTGGTAGCAATGGCCTATGATTTATCCTGGGAGCAAGCTTGGGGACGTGTCGAGCACTTGTTAAAACTGTTTCGCTTGGATGAGAAATTGGACTGGTTTCCTGTCAATTTTTCAAAGGGAATGAAGCAGAAGGTCATGATTATTTGTGCTTTTATGGTGGAGCCGAGTCTATTGATTGTTGATGAGCCTTTTCTGGGATTAGACCCTGTGGCTATCTCTGACTTGATCGCTCTTTTGGAGGAAGAAAAATCTAAGGGCACTTCAATCCTCATGTCCACTCACGTTCTTGACTCAGCTGAGAAAATGTGCGACTCTTTTGTGATTTTACATCAGGGACAGGTCCGTGCAACTGGAAATTTGGAGGAGCTACAAAGCGCATTTGGTATGGATGGTGCAAGTCTGAATGAAATTTATCTGGCCTTGACGCAAGAAGGAGTGGCTGGATGA
- a CDS encoding HIT family protein, producing MSDCIFCKIISGEIPASKVYEDDQVLAFLDITQVTKGHTLVVPKKHYRNVLDMDKEAAATLFSVVPTIARQLKEKLGASGLNIVNNNEEAAGQTVFHTHIHLLPRFNNQDGLSIQFKANDPDFPALAQLAQDLYLGE from the coding sequence ATGTCGGATTGTATTTTTTGCAAAATTATCTCTGGAGAAATACCAGCTTCAAAAGTCTACGAAGATGACCAAGTACTAGCCTTTTTAGACATCACTCAGGTCACAAAAGGACACACATTGGTTGTCCCTAAAAAACACTACCGAAACGTGCTTGATATGGATAAGGAAGCTGCAGCCACACTCTTTTCTGTTGTGCCAACCATCGCTCGTCAGTTAAAAGAAAAACTTGGAGCTAGTGGTCTAAACATCGTTAATAATAACGAGGAGGCCGCTGGGCAAACCGTCTTTCATACACACATTCATCTCTTACCACGCTTTAACAATCAAGATGGATTGAGCATTCAATTTAAAGCCAACGACCCTGACTTCCCAGCCCTGGCTCAACTGGCACAAGATCTCTATCTAGGAGAATAA
- a CDS encoding chemotaxis protein, which translates to MKLRNIILAVSAATASFLAVTHRDKIAKEVQETKQLLSDIQLSKDNIQEQLAIIQSFQEPLQEMASDLQYKTRVYQQSIAGNLEEIQQILKKYQNENSTRLGKKTSATS; encoded by the coding sequence ATGAAACTTCGTAATATCATTTTAGCCGTAAGCGCCGCTACCGCCAGCTTCCTTGCAGTCACGCATCGGGATAAAATCGCTAAAGAAGTACAGGAAACCAAACAACTTCTATCAGATATTCAATTGAGCAAGGACAATATTCAGGAACAACTTGCCATTATCCAAAGTTTTCAAGAACCCTTGCAGGAAATGGCTTCTGACTTACAATATAAGACTCGAGTCTATCAGCAAAGTATTGCAGGAAACTTGGAAGAAATCCAACAGATTCTCAAAAAATACCAGAATGAGAATAGCACAAGACTAGGCAAAAAAACCAGCGCCACTTCTTAG